A part of Chloroflexota bacterium genomic DNA contains:
- a CDS encoding TlpA family protein disulfide reductase, with protein MESGNSARATLLILGGGLLIGLAIGAIVFIGMPTLANNGLAANGGGGGTPAPAPIVGSPAPDFTLTNINGGTVTLSDLKGKPVLINFWATWCGPCRVEMPAIQAAYDANKSDGLTVLAVDADESKADVVDFANALDLSFEFLLDPGLVVNDLYRIRAYPSSFFVGRDGTIAAFQIGSMTESQLADNLAKILK; from the coding sequence ATGGAAAGCGGGAACTCAGCGCGCGCGACACTATTGATTCTTGGCGGCGGATTGCTGATCGGGCTGGCGATCGGCGCGATTGTGTTTATTGGCATGCCGACGCTGGCCAACAACGGTTTGGCCGCCAACGGCGGGGGCGGCGGGACTCCGGCCCCGGCCCCCATCGTCGGCTCGCCCGCGCCCGACTTCACCCTCACCAACATCAACGGCGGAACCGTCACCCTGAGCGACCTCAAAGGCAAACCCGTCCTCATCAACTTCTGGGCCACCTGGTGCGGCCCGTGCCGCGTCGAAATGCCCGCCATTCAGGCCGCCTACGACGCCAATAAAAGTGACGGCCTCACCGTGCTGGCCGTAGACGCCGACGAATCGAAAGCTGACGTGGTGGATTTCGCCAACGCTCTCGATTTATCTTTTGAGTTTCTGCTCGACCCCGGCCTGGTCGTCAACGATCTCTATCGCATCCGCGCCTACCCGTCCAGCTTCTTCGTTGGCCGCGACGGAACCATCGCCGCTTTCCAAATCGGCTCGATGACCGAATCCCAACTCGCCGACAACCTCGCCAAAATTCTAAAGTAA
- a CDS encoding DUF2085 domain-containing protein → MTSKPVTGRERDFVIWLDKQIYGLSKHWLAVFNTLVLVYVGLPFVAPVLMKTGLTGPANLIYTAYSPLCHQFAFRSWFLFGKNFFYEAPAFKALTGIDPYNLLDRFAAKAFVGNEIMGYKVAYCERDVAIYGAILVAGLIFAIVRASGVKIKPLNIFVYGLVGIAPIALDGFSQLFSQPPFNFLPLRESTPYLRTLTGFLFGAMNVWLAYPYVEDSFAEIKAELTAKLTQAGELKT, encoded by the coding sequence ATGACCTCCAAACCCGTCACTGGTCGCGAACGCGACTTCGTCATCTGGCTCGACAAGCAAATCTATGGCCTTAGCAAGCACTGGCTGGCCGTATTCAACACGCTCGTCCTGGTCTACGTCGGCTTGCCGTTCGTCGCCCCGGTGCTGATGAAGACCGGCCTCACCGGCCCGGCCAACCTCATCTACACCGCCTACTCGCCGCTCTGCCACCAATTCGCCTTCCGCTCCTGGTTCCTCTTCGGCAAAAACTTCTTCTATGAAGCCCCGGCTTTCAAAGCCCTCACCGGCATTGATCCTTACAACCTTCTGGATCGTTTTGCCGCCAAAGCCTTTGTCGGCAACGAGATCATGGGTTATAAGGTGGCTTACTGCGAACGCGACGTGGCGATCTATGGCGCGATCTTAGTTGCTGGCCTCATCTTCGCTATCGTTCGCGCTTCGGGAGTCAAAATCAAGCCGCTCAACATCTTCGTCTACGGCCTGGTTGGCATCGCCCCTATCGCCCTCGACGGCTTCAGCCAGTTGTTCTCCCAGCCGCCGTTCAACTTCCTGCCGTTGCGCGAGAGCACGCCCTACCTGCGCACCCTCACCGGCTTCCTGTTCGGGGCCATGAACGTCTGGCTGGCTTACCCTTACGTCGAAGACTCATTCGCCGAGATCAAAGCCGAACTGACGGCCAAGCTGACGCAGGCGGGAGAGTTGAAGACTTAA
- a CDS encoding L,D-transpeptidase family protein, with the protein MAIKLSRREFIKLSSITLGAMAFGTLSPNDLRLAAPLTRLGRVTIASARVITRPNPQGEQVTYKYRDDIVEIYRAVVGEGWFPHNNVWFEIPEGYIYSSGVQPVKNETHTPITVLPEDGFYGEITVPYTESRAAADSNSPIVYRLYYSTVLKIDKIETGPDGIVWYHVEDDQGKSFWAQGRHTRLITADEIAPISPNASNKRIVADVGTHWLSAFEGKTEVFRTKIASGATFFEPDGSKRAALTPGGVHPIWSKRISRHMTGGTATNGFDLPGIGWVSYFASSGAAIHSTYWHNDYGRPRSHGCLNCPPAASKWLFRWTTPEVTYIPGNVTVEWPGGTRVEIQGTPPPLTNNEGG; encoded by the coding sequence ATGGCAATAAAACTTTCTCGACGCGAATTCATCAAACTCTCATCCATCACCCTCGGCGCGATGGCCTTCGGCACGTTGTCGCCTAATGACTTGCGCCTGGCCGCGCCGCTCACCCGGTTGGGTCGGGTGACGATCGCCTCGGCCCGGGTGATCACCCGGCCCAATCCTCAGGGCGAGCAGGTGACTTATAAATACCGCGATGACATCGTGGAGATTTACCGGGCGGTAGTCGGCGAAGGCTGGTTCCCACACAATAACGTCTGGTTTGAAATTCCCGAAGGTTACATCTACTCGTCGGGCGTCCAGCCGGTGAAGAACGAGACTCATACACCCATCACCGTTCTTCCAGAAGACGGCTTCTACGGCGAGATCACTGTTCCTTACACCGAGTCGCGGGCGGCGGCGGATTCCAACTCGCCCATCGTCTACCGTCTCTACTACAGCACTGTGCTCAAGATTGACAAGATCGAAACCGGGCCGGACGGCATTGTGTGGTATCACGTGGAAGACGACCAGGGCAAGAGTTTCTGGGCGCAGGGCCGGCACACCCGCCTCATTACCGCCGATGAAATTGCGCCCATCTCGCCGAACGCGAGCAACAAGCGCATCGTGGCCGATGTCGGCACGCACTGGCTCTCGGCTTTCGAAGGCAAGACCGAGGTGTTTCGCACCAAGATCGCTTCCGGCGCAACGTTTTTTGAGCCGGATGGAAGCAAGCGCGCGGCGCTGACTCCCGGCGGCGTTCATCCCATTTGGAGCAAGCGCATCTCGCGCCACATGACGGGCGGCACGGCCACCAACGGCTTCGACCTGCCGGGCATCGGCTGGGTGTCGTACTTTGCCAGCAGTGGCGCGGCCATTCATTCAACTTACTGGCACAACGATTACGGGCGGCCCCGTTCACACGGTTGCCTCAACTGCCCACCGGCGGCCTCCAAGTGGCTCTTTCGCTGGACAACGCCCGAGGTGACTTATATTCCGGGCAACGTCACCGTAGAGTGGCCGGGCGGCACGCGGGTTGAGATTCAGGGCACGCCGCCGCCGCTTACCAACAACGAAGGTGGATAG